CGCCATTCACCGGACCCACCAACTCACCATGGCTGATGCCATGCAAGATCGAGGCCGCCAGATCCTCGATATGGATCCAGGACATCCACTGCTTCCCGGATCCCAGCTTTCCACCAAGCCCCATCTTGAAAGGCTTCAATAGCGACTTGAAGCCATCCCCGTCCTTGGCCAGCACCATGCCCGTGCGCCACTTCATCACGCGGATGCCTTGCGCCGCCACCGTATCAGCGGCCGTCTCCCAATCCCGGCAAAGATCAGCCAGGTAGCCCGTCCCCGGTGCCGAGCTTTCTTCCAAGATCTCCTCGCCGCGGTCACTATAGATGCCGATCGCCGAAGCGTTCACCAGCACCAGCGGCCGCTCCACGCGGGCGAGCTGGGTCAGGCCCCGGGCGATCCCGATCGTCACCCCGATCCGGCTTTCCCAGAACTCCCGCTTCCGGCGGTTCGTCCACTTCTGGTTGATGGGATCACCTGCCAGATTCACCAGCGCGGAAATTCCGGAAAAATCGGGGAGATCCGACCAATCGCGCCACTCCTCCACCGTATCATCGGGAGTGTGGGGCTTGCGGCTGAAACCACAGACCCGCCAGCCGGCTTCTGCGGCTTGCTTGGATAGTTCGCGACCGACCAGTCCGGACGCCCCAACAATTCCCAGGGTGACGCTTTGCGCGCTCATTCGTTTCAATGATCATCGGTTGGCGTCATCTCGCAACCGCTTTCCGGCTTTGCCCTTTACTTAGCTACGGTGAACCACTCTCATCCCGCCACGATGAGGGCCGCCGTTCTCCCTGCCATACTTTTTTCGACGCTCCGGCTCGCCGCCCAAAATCCTGAAGTCCTTCCCGAGGCCAACCCGGCTCCGGAGGAAGTCCCAGCCCCCATCGCTCCCGTCCCCCTGCCCAAGGGCGTCGAGATCAATCCGGAAAACACCGAGACCCTGATCCCCGACCTGCCGAAGGATGTGAAGATCAAGGACTACGGGAATTCGACCTCCTATGACATCCTCACGAAGGTCGCGGTCTTCGGTGGGCCCTTCGAGGCCATCACGGACAACGGCATGACCCTGCGCTCCGAGAAGGCTCGCTGGAATGGTGCCGAGCGGAAGTTCTACGTCGATGGTTCGGTCAAGATGACCACCAAGGAAGGCATGGAGGTTTTCGCCGATCGCGCGGTGGCGGATGCGAACAACTCTTCCGTGGTCCTGACCGGGGACGTCAGTGTCTATCAGGGAAATATCCTGCAACGCGGCGATTCCTTCACCTACTTCTGGAAGGAGCAGCGCGGCGACATCGCCGGCCTCCGCGCCGGAGCCGACCCGCTGATTCTCGAGGCCGGAAAATTCACCATCGAAAACCGGAACGGCAAACAAGTCTTCGTCGGCCACGACGCCGGTGTAACCACCCATGACGTGGAAGAGCCGGGCTTCTGGCTGCGCGCCAAGGAGACCACGGTTTATCCGGACGACAAGGTGGTCTTCAAAGGCCTGAAGCTCTACGCCGGGGAAACGCCGATCTTCTGGCTGCCCTACTTGGCCCAGCCCTTGGATGCCGATCTGGGCTACCACTTCGTGCCCGGTGCCCGTTCGAACTGGGGCGCTTTCCTGCTAAACAGCTACGGCATCATGCTGGGCGGCAGACCGGACCCGGAGACCGGGGAAAACGAGGACGCCTGGCTGCTCTCCCGCTGGCACTTCGATCTCCGCACCCGCCGCGGCGTGGGCACCGGTGTGGACCTGATGGATCGCAACGAGGACAACCCGAACCTCAAGGGACTCTCGCTCTACTACACGAACGATCTCAATCCCGACGTCAGCCGCACCGGCATCACCCGCGGTTTCGTGAATGAGGACCGCTACCGCCTGGCCTTCCAGGATCGCTTGGAGCTGGATTGGGAGAAGGAGCGCGCCGAGTGGCGCCTCGACAGCAATTTCAATATCCTCAGCGATAACTACTATCTCGAAGACTTCGAGCCGGAGTTGTTCCGCACCGATCCGAATCCGGACAACACGCTGGGGCTCTTCCGCCGCGACGACAACACGCTCTTCAGCCTCTACGGCCGCTTCCGTCCGAACGAATTCTATCGCTCTGACACCCGCTCGCCGGAGATCGCCCTCGATTTCGCGCGGCGCCCCCTCTTTGACTCGCCGATCCTCCATGAGGGGA
This portion of the Luteolibacter luteus genome encodes:
- a CDS encoding TIGR01777 family oxidoreductase encodes the protein MSAQSVTLGIVGASGLVGRELSKQAAEAGWRVCGFSRKPHTPDDTVEEWRDWSDLPDFSGISALVNLAGDPINQKWTNRRKREFWESRIGVTIGIARGLTQLARVERPLVLVNASAIGIYSDRGEEILEESSAPGTGYLADLCRDWETAADTVAAQGIRVMKWRTGMVLAKDGDGFKSLLKPFKMGLGGKLGSGKQWMSWIHIEDLAASILHGISHGELVGPVNGVSPEPERNADFSKKLGKALDRPAIMTVPGFALRAMLADFASVVLSSQRVAPRVLEDSGFRFRYPTLELALDDLVGAKGVAPAVA
- the lptD gene encoding LPS assembly protein LptD, with product MRAAVLPAILFSTLRLAAQNPEVLPEANPAPEEVPAPIAPVPLPKGVEINPENTETLIPDLPKDVKIKDYGNSTSYDILTKVAVFGGPFEAITDNGMTLRSEKARWNGAERKFYVDGSVKMTTKEGMEVFADRAVADANNSSVVLTGDVSVYQGNILQRGDSFTYFWKEQRGDIAGLRAGADPLILEAGKFTIENRNGKQVFVGHDAGVTTHDVEEPGFWLRAKETTVYPDDKVVFKGLKLYAGETPIFWLPYLAQPLDADLGYHFVPGARSNWGAFLLNSYGIMLGGRPDPETGENEDAWLLSRWHFDLRTRRGVGTGVDLMDRNEDNPNLKGLSLYYTNDLNPDVSRTGITRGFVNEDRYRLAFQDRLELDWEKERAEWRLDSNFNILSDNYYLEDFEPELFRTDPNPDNTLGLFRRDDNTLFSLYGRFRPNEFYRSDTRSPEIALDFARRPLFDSPILHEGNTSLSFVEEEIGSASLSAIRPLLTLPANDPRVPLLLSQLPTYEQQLIQTIRSLPPGSPALPGLTDQLFSPGYNRFHTYQEFSMPTQIGGFLTLTPELGLGYSRYWEVNGPSDSIDRVHMHAGLEASMKFSKNLGVGQNRFIGLDGLLHVIQPYGRFSYISTDDLDPLFPMVDRETFSTRPQPLSVPSFTAIDSLRDWNIIRFGVRNKLITKRDGQSFDWLSMDTYMDGFITDPDYDRTFSNLYNDLRWNPLPWFGMTLETQFPVIDSGSGFSEVAARARFMPNENVEFSIGHRILDNHPVLVDSHRIDVRTYMRLSDKWGVGAFQLWELDDGTLEVQQYTLHHDFNHWVGSVGITQRDNRLQDEFGIIFSFTLKDFPSASVPFKLDAP